The Bryobacteraceae bacterium genome includes a window with the following:
- a CDS encoding MFS transporter — MWSGAFVSSIGTWMQKLAQSWLVLQLSGSAFYLGLDNFLGEIPIFLLALVAGVAADRIDRRRLLVASQFVQMTCAFLLAALFALGHARVWHILTLSFIVGTAQAFGAPAYQSLIPSLVPRDHLPNAIAMNSIQFNLARVIGPVVGGLALTHLGAAWCFGLNGLSYVAVIASLLLIHVRYVPGPAAESVMDSMKQGLGFIRSRPGMLPLILVAFVCTFLGIPILVFLPVFAKDVFGGNETTYTILLSTEAAGAIAGALLVAARGRRPNLGRDALIGLILLGVFESLFAFSRDFRLSLVFVFFGGMALIGCFALLSSLVQLIATDEMRGRVMSLYNIAFRGGMPIGSLAVGSLVPQFGISAVVGACGIALACVAAWLLLFNRRLAAL; from the coding sequence ATGTGGTCGGGCGCGTTCGTGTCGAGCATCGGCACGTGGATGCAGAAGCTGGCGCAGAGCTGGCTGGTGCTGCAACTGTCCGGCTCGGCCTTTTATCTGGGGCTCGACAACTTTCTCGGCGAGATTCCCATTTTCCTGCTGGCGCTTGTTGCGGGCGTGGCCGCCGACCGCATTGACCGGCGGCGGCTTCTGGTGGCTTCGCAGTTCGTGCAGATGACGTGCGCGTTTCTGCTGGCCGCGCTGTTCGCCTTGGGCCACGCGCGGGTCTGGCACATCCTGACGCTTTCCTTCATTGTGGGCACGGCCCAGGCGTTCGGTGCGCCGGCGTATCAGTCGCTGATTCCGTCGCTGGTGCCGCGCGACCACCTGCCGAACGCCATCGCAATGAACTCCATCCAGTTCAACCTGGCGCGTGTGATCGGCCCGGTGGTGGGAGGGCTGGCGCTGACGCATCTCGGGGCCGCGTGGTGTTTCGGGCTGAACGGACTGTCCTACGTGGCCGTGATTGCATCGCTGCTGCTGATCCACGTGCGTTATGTGCCCGGCCCGGCAGCCGAATCAGTGATGGACTCGATGAAACAGGGACTGGGCTTCATCCGGAGCAGGCCGGGAATGCTTCCGCTGATTCTGGTCGCGTTCGTCTGCACGTTCCTTGGCATCCCGATCCTCGTCTTCCTGCCCGTGTTCGCGAAGGATGTGTTCGGGGGCAATGAGACGACTTACACAATCCTGCTGTCGACCGAGGCGGCGGGAGCGATAGCGGGGGCGCTGCTGGTGGCGGCGCGGGGACGGAGGCCGAATCTGGGCAGGGACGCGCTGATCGGACTGATCCTGCTGGGAGTGTTCGAGAGCCTGTTCGCGTTCTCGCGGGATTTCAGGCTCAGCCTGGTGTTTGTGTTCTTCGGCGGCATGGCCCTCATCGGGTGCTTCGCGCTGCTGAGCTCGCTGGTGCAGCTGATCGCAACCGACGAAATGCGCGGGCGCGTGATGAGCCTGTACAACATCGCCTTCCGCGGCGGCATGCCGATCGGCAGCCTGGCGGTCGGATCGCTGGTTCCCCAGTTCGGGATCTCGGCTGTCGTGGGCGCATGCGGGATCGCTCTGGCCTGCGTGGCGGCGTGGCTGCTGCTGTTCAACCGCCGGCTGGCGGCATTGTGA
- a CDS encoding protease: MDLKGKRVAIFVDQQYQEMEVWYPYYRLIEAGAEAHFIAAEAPKSYPSKTGYPCVSHKSYDAVRAADYDGVIVPGGFAPDFIRRHPASSHFIAEMNAQGKLVAAICHGLWCLCSANVLRGKRCTSFFAIKDDVVNAGGLWEDSEVVVDGNLVSSRKPDDLPAFMKACMQVLAGR, encoded by the coding sequence ATGGATCTGAAGGGAAAGCGTGTCGCCATTTTTGTCGATCAGCAATACCAGGAGATGGAGGTCTGGTACCCTTACTACCGCCTGATCGAGGCAGGCGCGGAGGCCCACTTCATCGCCGCCGAAGCGCCGAAGAGCTATCCGTCGAAGACCGGCTATCCGTGCGTGTCGCACAAGTCCTATGACGCCGTGCGCGCCGCCGATTATGACGGCGTCATCGTTCCGGGCGGATTCGCGCCGGACTTCATCCGCCGGCATCCGGCTTCCAGCCATTTCATTGCCGAGATGAACGCGCAGGGAAAGCTCGTCGCCGCCATCTGTCATGGGCTCTGGTGCCTGTGCTCGGCCAATGTGCTGCGAGGCAAGCGCTGCACGTCGTTTTTCGCCATCAAAGACGACGTTGTCAACGCGGGCGGCTTGTGGGAAGACAGCGAAGTCGTCGTCGATGGCAACCTCGTCTCGTCCCGCAAGCCCGATGATCTGCCCGCTTTCATGAAGGCCTGCATGCAGGTTCTGGCGGGCCGCTGA
- a CDS encoding acetylglucosamine-6-sulfatase, whose protein sequence is MLTRRGILAGAPAVLRGAAAQTGRRRNVIFILSDDHRYDAMGFLKAQPWLRTPQMDRMASEGVHFPNAFVTTALCSPSRATILTGVYAHRHRIVDNNTAIPQGTVFFPSYLQKAGYKTAFIGKWHMGLEGDDPQPGFDHWISFRGQGTYNPSASGLNINGRRVPQKGYITDELTDYALQWLDSLPKSQPYFLYLSHKAVHAEFEPAPRHKGMYRDAQFIYPKTMAASGEYAQGRPMWVQNQRNSWHGVDYPYHSDLDVGEYYKRYAETLMGVDESIGRVLDALKARGELDSTLVIYMGDNGFAFGEHGLIDKRTAYEESMRVPLLARCPELFGAGRRIEQVVANLDIMPTVLEACGVPAPAGLDGSSWLRLLRGETAGWRNELLYEYYWERNFPHTPTIHALRTDRYKFIRVHGLWDLDELYDLQQDPLESRNLILEPEHRKTADQLRARLWKILEETGGMSIPLQPDRGPQMNLRHPDRSKAAEFPEQLRPRLKR, encoded by the coding sequence ATGCTCACTCGACGCGGAATTCTGGCAGGCGCGCCGGCGGTGTTGCGCGGCGCCGCTGCGCAAACGGGCAGACGGCGCAATGTCATCTTCATCCTGAGCGATGACCACCGCTACGACGCCATGGGCTTCCTGAAAGCCCAGCCATGGTTGCGCACGCCGCAGATGGACCGCATGGCTTCCGAGGGCGTCCACTTCCCCAACGCCTTCGTCACAACGGCTCTGTGCAGTCCCAGCCGCGCCACCATCCTCACGGGCGTCTACGCCCACCGCCACCGCATCGTCGACAACAACACGGCCATTCCACAGGGCACGGTGTTTTTCCCTTCGTATCTCCAGAAAGCGGGATACAAGACGGCCTTCATCGGCAAATGGCATATGGGCCTCGAAGGCGACGACCCGCAACCCGGCTTCGATCACTGGATCAGCTTCCGCGGCCAGGGCACGTACAACCCCAGCGCCAGCGGCCTCAACATCAACGGCAGGCGCGTTCCGCAAAAGGGTTACATCACTGATGAGCTCACCGATTACGCTCTCCAGTGGCTTGATTCCCTGCCGAAGAGCCAGCCTTACTTCCTCTATCTGTCCCACAAGGCCGTCCACGCGGAATTCGAACCCGCGCCCCGCCACAAGGGCATGTACAGGGACGCGCAGTTCATCTACCCGAAGACGATGGCCGCTTCCGGCGAGTATGCGCAGGGCCGTCCCATGTGGGTGCAGAACCAGCGCAACTCCTGGCATGGCGTCGATTATCCCTATCACTCCGATCTCGACGTCGGCGAGTATTACAAGCGCTACGCCGAGACGCTGATGGGCGTGGACGAAAGCATCGGCCGCGTTCTGGATGCGCTGAAGGCGCGGGGCGAGCTGGACTCGACGCTGGTAATTTACATGGGCGACAACGGCTTCGCATTCGGCGAGCACGGCCTCATCGACAAGCGCACGGCGTATGAGGAATCCATGCGCGTGCCCCTGCTGGCCCGCTGTCCGGAACTGTTCGGCGCGGGACGAAGGATCGAACAGGTCGTAGCGAACCTCGACATCATGCCGACCGTGCTCGAAGCCTGCGGCGTGCCTGCGCCCGCCGGGCTCGATGGTTCAAGCTGGCTCCGCCTTCTGCGCGGAGAGACCGCCGGCTGGCGCAACGAGTTGCTCTATGAGTATTACTGGGAGCGCAACTTCCCGCACACTCCCACCATTCACGCCCTGCGCACGGACCGCTACAAGTTCATCCGCGTGCATGGCCTCTGGGACCTGGACGAGCTCTACGACCTGCAGCAGGACCCGCTGGAAAGCCGCAATCTGATCCTCGAGCCCGAACACCGCAAGACGGCCGATCAGTTGCGGGCGCGGCTTTGGAAAATACTCGAAGAAACCGGCGGCATGTCCATTCCGCTCCAGCCGGACCGCGGACCGCAGATGAATCTGCGTCATCCGGACCGTTCGAAGGCAGCCGAGTTCCCTGAACAGCTCCGCCCGCGCCTGAAGCGCTGA
- a CDS encoding VOC family protein, with translation MLYTGLEHTAIASPHPERLAQWYVDTLGFRINHQYGGNYFVKAPNGAMLEIIPSEGEALPAQMKTPGLRHLAVMVADFDQAAEDLKRKGVNIISEPLNLSGNRLLFFTDPDGNLLHLISRPAPLP, from the coding sequence ATGCTGTACACGGGACTGGAGCACACGGCGATCGCTTCTCCGCATCCTGAGCGGCTGGCGCAATGGTACGTCGACACGCTGGGATTCCGAATCAATCATCAGTACGGCGGCAATTACTTCGTCAAGGCGCCGAACGGAGCGATGCTTGAAATCATTCCCAGCGAGGGCGAAGCGCTGCCGGCGCAGATGAAGACGCCCGGGCTGCGCCATCTGGCCGTGATGGTGGCCGACTTCGATCAGGCAGCTGAGGACCTGAAGCGGAAGGGCGTCAACATCATCTCCGAGCCGCTGAACCTGTCCGGCAACCGGCTGCTGTTTTTCACCGATCCGGACGGCAACCTGCTCCATCTGATCTCCCGGCCCGCGCCTCTGCCCTGA
- a CDS encoding ABC transporter ATP-binding protein, which translates to MSAPPAIAVSGLRKLYGDFEAVRGIGFEVAQGEIFGLLGPNGAGKTTTVEILEGLRQRTAGEVSVLGYDPEKETAAVKDRIGVALQATNLPEKIKVFEAAELFAAFYTRSVAVEDLLKKLQIWDKRNAFYSTLSGGQKQRLALALALVNDPELVFLDEPTTGLDPQVRLEIHTLISRLKEQKKTVLLTTHYIEEAERLCDRVAIIDEGRIAAMGSPRELQERVLGHARVEVATLQPMPEQLPESWQDDVAAVFSDGRRKLAASSARPARVVVELVKWLESAGVEIEDLHIRRPTLEDVFLELTGKSLRD; encoded by the coding sequence ATGTCCGCGCCCCCAGCCATCGCCGTCAGCGGCCTCCGCAAGCTCTACGGGGACTTCGAAGCCGTCCGCGGCATCGGCTTCGAAGTGGCGCAGGGCGAGATTTTCGGCCTTCTCGGCCCCAACGGGGCGGGGAAGACCACCACGGTCGAGATCCTGGAGGGCCTGCGGCAACGCACTGCCGGCGAGGTGTCTGTTCTCGGTTACGATCCCGAGAAAGAAACGGCCGCCGTCAAGGACCGCATCGGCGTCGCTCTGCAAGCCACCAACCTGCCCGAAAAGATCAAAGTCTTCGAGGCCGCCGAGCTGTTCGCCGCCTTCTACACGCGCTCCGTGGCCGTCGAGGATCTGCTGAAGAAGCTGCAGATCTGGGACAAGCGCAACGCGTTTTACAGCACGCTCTCGGGCGGCCAGAAACAGCGGCTTGCGCTGGCCCTTGCCCTCGTGAATGACCCGGAGCTCGTCTTCCTCGACGAACCCACGACGGGGCTTGATCCGCAGGTGCGGCTCGAGATTCACACTCTCATCAGCCGCCTGAAAGAGCAGAAGAAGACCGTGCTGCTCACCACGCATTACATTGAAGAAGCCGAGCGGCTGTGCGACCGCGTGGCCATTATCGACGAAGGCCGCATTGCCGCCATGGGCAGCCCGAGAGAACTGCAGGAGCGCGTGCTGGGGCACGCGCGGGTCGAAGTGGCCACGCTCCAGCCCATGCCGGAGCAGTTGCCAGAATCCTGGCAAGACGACGTGGCGGCAGTGTTCAGCGATGGCCGCAGAAAGCTGGCAGCCTCGTCGGCCAGGCCGGCGCGCGTCGTCGTCGAGCTCGTCAAATGGCTGGAGTCGGCCGGCGTGGAGATTGAAGACCTGCACATCCGACGTCCGACGCTTGAGGACGTCTTTCTCGAACTGACCGGCAAGAGTCTGAGGGACTAG